Proteins from one Pontibacter korlensis genomic window:
- a CDS encoding DUF1761 domain-containing protein has product MEIITELNWVAIAVGTIFYCVFCGIWHRQFAFGKKWEEAMGFQRPENWKETNIYYIVPLVSCCVTTVVIAILLKLTIANSYNDALRLGILIGFGIATAVVFTTSVIPIMKKPLTFGAITGTAQALGIILLTLIIYAISN; this is encoded by the coding sequence ATGGAGATAATAACAGAACTTAATTGGGTCGCTATTGCAGTTGGGACAATATTCTATTGTGTATTTTGTGGTATTTGGCACCGGCAATTTGCTTTCGGTAAAAAGTGGGAAGAAGCGATGGGATTTCAAAGACCTGAAAATTGGAAAGAAACCAACATTTATTACATAGTGCCTTTAGTATCTTGTTGCGTTACTACAGTTGTAATCGCCATTCTGTTGAAGCTTACAATCGCAAATTCATACAATGATGCATTAAGACTTGGGATATTGATAGGATTCGGGATTGCTACGGCAGTTGTTTTTACAACCTCTGTAATTCCTATAATGAAAAAACCTTTAACTTTTGGAGCAATAACAGGAACAGCTCAAGCATTAGGAATAATTTTATTAACACTAATAATTTACGCAATATCAAACTGA
- a CDS encoding DUF6157 family protein translates to MKIHSTNYFDTFIEVADDTKADSGTKPPTKDKKTVAEMQYEMIAKNPYKFTSDDVFFQVFADRKELTKSEYKQARDQFFSNGQPCFRASPLTKTYGFGIHSDSNGKVALFGMETDDYQKFLADTEIKKVKAMKSRK, encoded by the coding sequence ATGAAAATACATTCTACAAACTATTTTGACACTTTTATTGAAGTTGCGGACGACACAAAAGCTGACAGTGGAACTAAACCACCAACAAAAGACAAAAAGACTGTTGCGGAAATGCAATACGAAATGATTGCAAAAAATCCCTATAAATTCACTTCTGATGATGTTTTCTTTCAGGTGTTTGCTGACAGAAAGGAATTGACAAAATCCGAATATAAACAAGCACGAGATCAGTTTTTCTCAAATGGACAACCTTGCTTCCGAGCTTCCCCTTTGACCAAAACTTACGGTTTTGGCATTCATAGCGACAGTAACGGGAAGGTGGCGCTTTTTGGAATGGAAACAGACGATTATCAAAAATTCTTAGCGGACACGGAAATTAAAAAAGTGAAAGCAATGAAATCCAGGAAATAG
- a CDS encoding integrase core domain-containing protein, whose protein sequence is MQNAHIERCNGSIRRELLNAYVFKTLSEVRQKAEEWMEDYNHHRPHQALNFRTPVELLEELTNH, encoded by the coding sequence ATGCAGAACGCCCACATCGAGCGCTGCAACGGCAGCATCAGAAGGGAGCTGCTCAACGCCTACGTGTTCAAAACGCTATCAGAGGTGCGCCAGAAGGCCGAGGAGTGGATGGAGGACTACAACCACCACCGGCCGCATCAGGCGCTGAACTTCAGAACGCCGGTGGAATTATTGGAGGAGCTCACAAACCACTAA